The DNA window TGGTGCGCGTGCGCAGCCAGAACGTGGAGGCACAAAAGCGACAAATTCAGGCGCGGCTGCAGGAGGCCCGGGCCGCCCTTGACAACGCAAAGGTAAACTTTGAGCGCATGAAGGCCCTCCGCGAGAAGGACAGCGCCACGCAAAAAGAGTTCGACGACGCCAAGACGGCCTATGAGCGAGCCCAGGCCCGCGCAGAGGCACTGGAGAGTCAGCTCGACGAGATCGAGGACACGCTCGACTACGCCACCGTCCGCGCCCCCATCGACGGCTACGTGGTAGAGAAGCGCAGCGAAGAAGGCGCCCTCGCCGCGCCGGGCCAGCCCCTCCTCGTCGTTGAGACGCTCGACGATCTGAAGGCGGTCGTCCAGGTGCCGTCGTCCGACATCAACCGGTTCACGGTCGGCGACTCGGTGACTGTGGAAGTGGGCGCCGCGGGCAACGTGCAGCGGACCGGGGTGGTGAGCCAGGTCAACCCGTCGGGCAACGTCGCCAGTCGCCAGTTCACCGTGCAGGTGCGCCTGGAGCGCAGCGACGACCCGTCGATCAAGTCGGGCATGTACGCCCAGGTCCTCTTCCCCGGCGCCCCGACCACTGCCGTCACCGTGCCCCGGCAGGCCGTCGTGCAGCGCGGGCAGTTGAACGGCCTCTACGCCGTGAAGGACAGCACCGTGCTGCTCCGCTGGGTGCGCCTCGGAAAGGAATACGGAGACCGCATCGAAATCCTCTCCGGCCTGCGCGACGGCGAAACCTACGTCCTCGACGGCCGACAACGCCTGCTAGACGGGCAGCCGGTGGAAGCCACCGCCCGCATGCTCGGCGAGCGCTGAGCGGATGTCTTGTCTCCTTGTAGCGCACTTTGAGAAGCACTTCCTCATTTCATTCGGGGCGCCGTTGGAGTCCAACGGCGCTACGTAGAGGATGCCAATCCCTCCAGGGAGTAAAAAGTCCAGCTTCGGTCAAACTCAAAACATTACCGGATTTCCAGGAGCGACGAAGGGGATACGCCCCCCGCTCCGACTTCGACACTCGACACTCCAAACTCGAAATTGCCTTATGTCAGGCATCGCAGGAACCATCGCCCGCGGATTCATCAACAGCAAACTCACGCCGCTGCTGATGGCCGCCTTTCTCGGCATCGGCCTCTACAGCGCGTGGCTGACGCCCAAGGAGGAGGACCCGCAGATTGAGGTCCCCATGGCAGACGTCGTCGTCCAGTATCCCGGTGCCACCCCGCAGGAGGTGGAGCGCCGCGTGGCCGAGCCGCTCGAACGACTCATCTCCAATATCGACGGCATCGAGTACGTCTACTCCACGTCCATGCCGGGCCGCGCGCTCGTATCGGCCCGCTACTACGTGGGCGCTTCCTCGGAGCAGAGCATGGTGAAGCTCTACGAGGAGATGCTGAAGCACATGGACCAGATGCCCGAGGGCGCGAGCATGCCGCTCATTAAATCCCGGGCCGTCGACGACGTGCCCGTGCTGGCGCTCACCCTTCACAGCGACGATCCGAACTACGACGACTACCAGTTGCGTCGGATCGGCAGCGAGATGGCGATGGACCTCAAGAAGATCGACGGGGTGGCCGACGTGAGCGTACACGGGGGGCGCAAGCGGTCGGTGCGCGTGCGGCTGGACCCAAACCGCCTGGCCGCCTACAACCTCGACCCGCCCGCCATCGCCCGCCAGCTGACGGCCTCCAATCAGCAGATGGACGCCGGGACGTTCCAGAGCGGCGATACCTCCTACATGGTGGAGACCGGTGACTTCCTCGGCTCTGCGGAGGACGTGCAGGACCTCGTCGTAGGCGTGCACCAGGGCAGTCCCATTTACCTGAAGCAGGTGGCCGACGTGACCGACGGGCCGGGCGAACCGGAGAAGTACGTGAGCTTCGCCTACGGCGAGGGCCACCCCGCCTCCGGCGACAGCGCGATTGCCGTGCAGAACACCAGCGGCCTGCAACCCGCCGTCACCATTGCCGTGGCGAAGCGAAGCGGGCAGGACGCGATGACCATTGCCGAGCGCGCCCTCCAAAAAGTGGACGCGCTGGAGGCGACGCTCGTCCCGAACGAGGTGTCCGTCAGCACTACCCGCAACTACGGCAAGAGCGCGTCGAACAAGGTGACCGAGCTGTTGCTGCACCTGCTCGTGGCCATCGGCGCGGTGACACTCATCGTCTCCCTGGCCATGGGCTGGCGCGGCGGCCTCGTCGTCTTCCTGTCGGTGCCCATTAGTTTTGCGCTTACGCTCTTCGTCTACTACTTCTTCGGCTACACGCTGAACCGCATCACGCTGTTTGCCCTCATCTTCGTGACGGGCATCGTGGTCGACGACTCGATCATCGTCGCGGAGAACATGGAGCGGCACTTCAAGATGAAGCGACTGCCGAAGCTACAGGCGGCAATCAACGCGATCAACGAGGTGGGCAACCCCACGATCCTGGCGACGCTCACCGTCATCGCCGCCGTCCTGCCGATGGCCTTCGTCTCGGGCTTGATGGGGCCGTACATGAGCCCAATGCCGATTGGGGCGTCGATGGCCATGACGTTCTCGCTGATCGTGGCGCTCGTCATCACGCCGTACCTCGCCTTCCGACTCATCGCGGGCGGGAGCGAGGACCAAGAGGAGGACGAAGAATCGGACTACGAGTTGGAGGACACGCTCATTTACCGAGCGTACGCGGCCACCATCGAGCCGCTGCTCAACAGCTCGTGGAAGCGGTGGACATTCATCGGCGCCACGGGCGTCCTGCTGCTCGGCTCCCTCTCGCTCTTCTACTTCCGCGTCGTGACGGTGAAGATGCTGCCCTACGACGACAAGGACGAGTTCCAGGTGGTCGTGGACATGCCGGAGGGCACGCCCCTGGAGCGCACCGACGCCGTGCTGCGCGAAATGAGCACCTACCTCACCGACCAGCCGGAGGTGACCGACGTGCAGACGTACGCCGGCGACGCAGCGCCCGTCAACCTGAACGGGCTCGTACGCCACTACGACATGCGCCGGGCCCCGTATCAGGGCGACATTCAGGTCAATCTGCAGGCCGAGCACCATCGCGAGGAGCAAAGCCACGCCATCGCCAAGCGAATGCGCGGGCCGCTCCAAGAGATCGGCAAACAGTACGACGCCAACGTAAAGGTGGCGGAGGTGCCGCCGGGACCGCCCGTCCGCGCCACCCTCGTCGCGGAGATCTACGGCCCGAGCCTCGACCAGCAGCGCGAGGTGGCGCGACAGGTGAAGCAGGTGTTCGCGGAAACCGACGGCGTTGTGGATGTAGACTGGCGCGTCGAGGACGACCAGACCAAGTACACGTTCTCGGTGAATAAGGAGAAAGCCATGCGGGCGGGCGTCACCACCGCGCGCATCACCCAAACGATGCGGATGGCCCTGGGTGGCCAGGACGTCACGCAGATGCACCTGCCCGACGAGCGCGAGCCGGTAAGCGTGAACATGCGCCTCGGCCAATCGGACCGCTCCAGCCTCGCCGACCTCAAGAACCTGCGCGTGCAGTCGCAGAGCGGGTCGATGATTCCGGTCGCGGACCTCGTCACGATCAACGAGACGGTGCGCGACAAGCACATCGACCGGAAAAACCAGCAGCGCGTGATCTACGTGATGGGCGACGTGGCGGGTGCGATTGAGAGCCCGGTCTACGCCATGCTCGACATGCAGGAACGCCTCGACCAGATCGAGGTCCCCAAGGGCTACGGCTTCTCGCAGTTGTACACTGACCAACCGTTCGTAAGCGACAGCTACTCTCTGAAGTGGGACGGCGAGTGGCGGATCACCTACAAGGTCTTCCGCGACCTCGGCATTGCCTTCGCCGTCGTGCTGTTGATCATCTATATCCTCATCGTGGGGTGGTTTCAGGACCTGACGGTGCCGCTGGTGATGATGGTCGCGATTCCGCTTTCGCTGATCGGCATCGTGCTCGGGCACTGGATCCTGGGCGCCTTCTTCACCGCCACGTCCATGATCGGATTCATTGCCTTAGCGGGGATTATGGTGCGCAACTCGGTCTTACTGATCGACTTCGTGAACCTGCGGCGGGAGGACGGCGTGTCGCTTCGGCAGTCCGTGATCGAGGCCGGGGCTGTACGGACCCGCCCCATTCTGCTGACGGCCGGAACGGTCGTGATCGGGGCGTTCGTGATCCTCTTCGACCCGGTCTTCCAGGGCCTGGCGATCTCACTGATGGGCGGGGCCATTGCCTCCACGGCGCTTACGCTCCTGATCGTACCGCTCATCTACTTCATGATCGAGAAGCGACTGGCGGACTCGGCGCTCGCTGAGACGGATACTGACGGTTCTGTGTCCGCTTCGGGCGATCTGGGCAACGAGCCGGGCGGGGACAGCGCCCCGGCCTCCGCGGATGAGCCGGAGACTCCGCTTCAATCGTGAGACTTCAAAATGTAGTTCGGGGCTATTTCCGATTACACTCTCAATCCATAGAACCAGCGATGACACCGCAGAAGGCTTCTGTCTTCTTTGTGGAGTGTCCATTTTGGCTTGACCCAAAATGGACGAAAAGGTCAAGGCTATGAAGAAATCGGCTGAGTCCCCTCCGCTCTCCACTGAAATTCGGTAAACTCCCGCTCCTCGACCGGAGCGGTCAGACATACCGAATTTCGGGCGTTCCGGCTTCGGGGTCTCCGAGACGCCGACTTCTTCAAGGCCGCGGAAATGGATCCCAAAGAGGTATGGCTGGAATCAGGTGTCAGTCGTGTGACGACGCACTGTGTCCAAGCTTCCTGCTTATCCAATCTCGAAACTTTCCAATGCCTCAATCTGCCAATCCCATGAAACTCGTAGCCGTCATGAGCCTGGACGCGTACCGCGACGACCTCCATCGGATCTACCGCGAGCACGCGATCCGGGTCTTCAGTGAACTCGACATCGAAGGCTACCATCACAGCCAGACGCCGTCCGCCGCTGCCATCGGGTGGTTTGGACGGTCGGAGTCCCCGGCCTACTCGACGCTCACCTGGGCCTTCCTGGCCGAGGAGCAGGCCGCCGACCTCCTCGACGCCATTGAACACTACAACGACACCCATAATCTCGACCATCCGGTCCGGGCCTTCCAGATGCCGGTCGACAAGGCCGTTTGACAATATCGAGTTGCGAAGTGCGAATTCCGAATGTCGAGGGAGACAAATGCACCGACCTTCTGTCTTCTGCCTGTATCGACACCCGTTCAGAGACACAGTGGGCGGAGCTGCAAAATGGCGCCCAAATGAGGCTGGCAAGCTAGCTTGCCTGTAGTGGAACGACCGAGTGAATGCAGAAGCCATTGTGCACGAGATCCACGAAAATAGCAGGTCGCAGAGCGTCCACCAAACAGCTTCTCAAGCCCCCCTCAACAACATCGTTCTACCGATGCCGACACATACCACGGAGTCTCCCGGTTCTTCCTCACTCTGTCACGTCCCCACGCCTGAAGAAAAACTCGTTCGCATTCTCGGGGGTGCCGTGACGCTCACGGGACTCGGACTCGGCTTCTTTGTGAGTGAGTGGTGGTATCTGCTGACGCTCTTTGCCGGGGCAAACCTTCTGCAAAGCGCGTTCACGGGGTTCTGCCCGCCGGAGATTGTATATCGGTTGTGGAAACGATCTCCAGAAACCAAGTGAGTACCTGCGACGGTCGATTGGGAGCGTCGTTACACGAGACGGTCGCGGATGTCGGGGGCATAGGAGCGGCTCACTCGGAGTTTCGTTTCGTCATTCAGAATGATCCAGTACCCTCCAGAGCCGTCACTCCGCAGGTGATCCACAGCCGGAAAGGCGATGATGTGCGACCGGTGCACCCGCGCAAACCGCTTGGCGTCGAGCCGCTCCTCCAGCTTCCCAATTCCCATCGATGAGAGATAGGTCTTCTCCACCGTGTGGAGCTTTGAGTAGTCCCCTGCCGCCTCGACCCACTGAATCTCCTCGGGATCCACAGGAATGATTTTCTCGCCGTGGCGGACGTAGAGACGCTCAGGAGACGAATTGTCCTGAGCGCGGGCCTCCTGAAGCAGCTCCGCAAGCCGGTCGGGATAGTCGGGATCCTCCTGCTCGTACCGCTCCAACGCCCGCTCAACGGCCGTCCGGAAGCGGTTCTTGCTGTAGGGCTTCAGCAGATAGTCGATGGCCCCCGCGTCGAAGGCCTGAAGGGCATACTGGTCGTAGGCGGTGGAAAAAATGATGTCCGTCAGCACGTCGATCTGCTCCAGTACATCGAAGCCGTCGAGGCCCGGCATCTGCACGTCGAGGAAGACGAGGTCGGGCCCCTGTTCGTTGATGGCCTCGATGGCCTCGCGCCCGTTGCCGCACGTGCCGATCACCTCGATTCGGTCGACCTCGCTCAGATACTCCTGGAGGAGATTTCGGGCCGGGGGTTCGTCGTCGACGATGAGGGCTTGCATCATGGGATTAGAGAACTATAGGTGAGCGGAAAAGAGACGTCTCGTCGAGACGCCTTTACTCCCTATCTTGGTAGTGGAGACACTTTACTACTGGACGGAGGCCTTCCCGTCTCGCGGGATTGAGAACCAGACCGTGAAGCCGGAAGGATCGTTGGGGGCGGTATGGAGGGCGGCATCCGAACCGTAGGTGCGTTCGAGGCGGGCACTCGTGTTGGCGAGCCCCACCCCCTCGCTCTCGGCGGAAAGAGGATCCACACCGTCGGCCCCCACCCCAGTGTCCGTCACCTGAATCCGGAGCCGGTCATTGACGTCCCCCACCTCCACCTGCACCGTGCCGCCCCGTTCGCTCGGCGCAATGCCGTGGCGAAGGGCATTCTCCACGAGGGGCTGCAGCACCATGGGCGGAACGGGCGTATCGAGCTCCTTCTGCCCGACATTCACCTCCACCTGTGCCTTCAGGCGATCCGAGAAGCGATGGCGCTCCAGGTCCAGATACTTCCGGGCAAAACCTACCTCGTCCCGGAGCGGCACCTGATCCCGGCTGGAGCTATCGAGGGCATAGCGCATCATGCCCGCGAGTTTCGCAATCATCTCTCGGGCCTGGTCAGGGTCGCGTGCCAGGGTTGCACTAATCGAGTTGAGAGTGTTGAACAGGAAGTGCGGGTTGATTTGTGCCTTGAGGGCGGCCAGTTCCTGCTCTCGAGCACGGGCCAGCAGTTCAGCGGCCTGCTGCTCTTTTCTCCGAAGACGCTGAACGTTTTGCACGAGATGATACAGGGCAAACTGAACGATGTATAGCGTCAGATTCGAGAAGAAGATCCACAGGTAGCGGCTCCCCAAGGCCGTCGGCACGCCCCCAGCCAGCAGCCCATAGACTCCGAAGTAGCTCTCAATTCCGGCCCAGGCATAAAGCGGTCCAACCAGGACGTGGGTGGCCAATACCCATCCCCAGTGCACGCCCCGCATCGTACGAATCGCGAGCCACCAAACTGGCACACTGTACACCGCAAGGAAGGTGTTGGAAATCAACTGGCCCGTAGCGGCCCACCCAAACGGAATGTGAACCGCCTGTGCGATGATGAGCGCGTAGAGGACCGTGTGAAGTCCCCAGAAGAGAGCGGCCAGCCCAACCCCCTTTGCGGTCATGCGGGGCCTGGAGGCCGTGCCCAAAAGTTCAGTGTCCGACGCAGACGAAGACACAACAGTCGTGGTCATATTAATCGGATGTTGTAGAGCTACGCCCCTCCGGCCCAGCCTCCGGATTCCCCAGAACGTTCCGGCGGCAAGGGCAACGATCGACGCCCCTCGGGAAACACAAATTGAGACATTACCGCCCCCGACCCCAACAGCATGGGAACGCGAAGGATCATTCCAAAAGCCGATGCTTCATCCATGACGTGCGTCTCCAGAAGGAGAGTTGTTCTCCCCTCCCGAAGGAGGCCCGGACATCGTTCAAACGCCCGCTGGCCACTCCTGAGCTGAGGACGATCCAGAATCCCGTAGGCGGAATCGATCACTGGAAGGTCCTTCTCAGCTCTCTGTCTCCCTGAGCTTTGGCAGAAGCACCGATTTCACCCACCCATAGTCTGGATTGATGTCGAGAGCCTTCTGAAAGGCCGCCCGTGCCTGCTCCGGCCGGTCGGCATTCATGTGGGCGACTCCAATCCAGGCGTACGCCTCTGCATGTCCCCAGCTGGGGTGCAAGGAATCGTTGATGGATTCCTGCCGGGCAAGCTGGGCCGCCTTCTTAAATTTGGTGAGGGCTCGTTCCTTATCACCCC is part of the Salinibacter sp. 10B genome and encodes:
- a CDS encoding efflux RND transporter periplasmic adaptor subunit, with protein sequence MQLRSRSTIAALLLTAVTVAGLTACSGSEEPSAPSEQAPVAVETATAQATTVTRTFRYSGTIQGTRRVPLSTKMMGTVTQLDVEEGDRVSAGEVLVRVRSQNVEAQKRQIQARLQEARAALDNAKVNFERMKALREKDSATQKEFDDAKTAYERAQARAEALESQLDEIEDTLDYATVRAPIDGYVVEKRSEEGALAAPGQPLLVVETLDDLKAVVQVPSSDINRFTVGDSVTVEVGAAGNVQRTGVVSQVNPSGNVASRQFTVQVRLERSDDPSIKSGMYAQVLFPGAPTTAVTVPRQAVVQRGQLNGLYAVKDSTVLLRWVRLGKEYGDRIEILSGLRDGETYVLDGRQRLLDGQPVEATARMLGER
- a CDS encoding efflux RND transporter permease subunit → MSGIAGTIARGFINSKLTPLLMAAFLGIGLYSAWLTPKEEDPQIEVPMADVVVQYPGATPQEVERRVAEPLERLISNIDGIEYVYSTSMPGRALVSARYYVGASSEQSMVKLYEEMLKHMDQMPEGASMPLIKSRAVDDVPVLALTLHSDDPNYDDYQLRRIGSEMAMDLKKIDGVADVSVHGGRKRSVRVRLDPNRLAAYNLDPPAIARQLTASNQQMDAGTFQSGDTSYMVETGDFLGSAEDVQDLVVGVHQGSPIYLKQVADVTDGPGEPEKYVSFAYGEGHPASGDSAIAVQNTSGLQPAVTIAVAKRSGQDAMTIAERALQKVDALEATLVPNEVSVSTTRNYGKSASNKVTELLLHLLVAIGAVTLIVSLAMGWRGGLVVFLSVPISFALTLFVYYFFGYTLNRITLFALIFVTGIVVDDSIIVAENMERHFKMKRLPKLQAAINAINEVGNPTILATLTVIAAVLPMAFVSGLMGPYMSPMPIGASMAMTFSLIVALVITPYLAFRLIAGGSEDQEEDEESDYELEDTLIYRAYAATIEPLLNSSWKRWTFIGATGVLLLGSLSLFYFRVVTVKMLPYDDKDEFQVVVDMPEGTPLERTDAVLREMSTYLTDQPEVTDVQTYAGDAAPVNLNGLVRHYDMRRAPYQGDIQVNLQAEHHREEQSHAIAKRMRGPLQEIGKQYDANVKVAEVPPGPPVRATLVAEIYGPSLDQQREVARQVKQVFAETDGVVDVDWRVEDDQTKYTFSVNKEKAMRAGVTTARITQTMRMALGGQDVTQMHLPDEREPVSVNMRLGQSDRSSLADLKNLRVQSQSGSMIPVADLVTINETVRDKHIDRKNQQRVIYVMGDVAGAIESPVYAMLDMQERLDQIEVPKGYGFSQLYTDQPFVSDSYSLKWDGEWRITYKVFRDLGIAFAVVLLIIYILIVGWFQDLTVPLVMMVAIPLSLIGIVLGHWILGAFFTATSMIGFIALAGIMVRNSVLLIDFVNLRREDGVSLRQSVIEAGAVRTRPILLTAGTVVIGAFVILFDPVFQGLAISLMGGAIASTALTLLIVPLIYFMIEKRLADSALAETDTDGSVSASGDLGNEPGGDSAPASADEPETPLQS
- a CDS encoding LytTR family DNA-binding domain-containing protein, with product MMQALIVDDEPPARNLLQEYLSEVDRIEVIGTCGNGREAIEAINEQGPDLVFLDVQMPGLDGFDVLEQIDVLTDIIFSTAYDQYALQAFDAGAIDYLLKPYSKNRFRTAVERALERYEQEDPDYPDRLAELLQEARAQDNSSPERLYVRHGEKIIPVDPEEIQWVEAAGDYSKLHTVEKTYLSSMGIGKLEERLDAKRFARVHRSHIIAFPAVDHLRSDGSGGYWIILNDETKLRVSRSYAPDIRDRLV
- a CDS encoding DUF2892 domain-containing protein, translating into MPTHTTESPGSSSLCHVPTPEEKLVRILGGAVTLTGLGLGFFVSEWWYLLTLFAGANLLQSAFTGFCPPEIVYRLWKRSPETK
- a CDS encoding histidine kinase; this translates as MTTTVVSSSASDTELLGTASRPRMTAKGVGLAALFWGLHTVLYALIIAQAVHIPFGWAATGQLISNTFLAVYSVPVWWLAIRTMRGVHWGWVLATHVLVGPLYAWAGIESYFGVYGLLAGGVPTALGSRYLWIFFSNLTLYIVQFALYHLVQNVQRLRRKEQQAAELLARAREQELAALKAQINPHFLFNTLNSISATLARDPDQAREMIAKLAGMMRYALDSSSRDQVPLRDEVGFARKYLDLERHRFSDRLKAQVEVNVGQKELDTPVPPMVLQPLVENALRHGIAPSERGGTVQVEVGDVNDRLRIQVTDTGVGADGVDPLSAESEGVGLANTSARLERTYGSDAALHTAPNDPSGFTVWFSIPRDGKASVQ